A part of Odontesthes bonariensis isolate fOdoBon6 chromosome 23, fOdoBon6.hap1, whole genome shotgun sequence genomic DNA contains:
- the sema4gb gene encoding semaphorin-4G produces the protein MGDQRSFRSLLVMLPLLMLLSKLSQLWAFPFSPSLDLDVMPRTTVFSKGMLGSIGFRGSSQNYSTLLLDQEAGLLYVGGRGALYALNTSNIATPANLTIDWDVSPEQKKQCLNKGRNNQTECYNHIRFLQRYNETHLYVCGTNAFRPLCAYIDAERFSFSSGFEEGRDRCPYDPAKGYTGLLIDGEMFTASQYEFRSSPDVRRNFPFPTLRTEEAPTRWLLEADFVGSVLLKESVNSSIGDDDKIYFFFTERSQEQIAYPSQTKVSRVARVCKTDWGGQRTLQRKWTTFLKARMMCSVPEYELHLNILRDVFVLQGRDAQSSIFYGVFGLEWKNIKASAICQYAFSDVHKVFEGPYMEVQDSKWREYTGKVPEPRPGSCITDLHRSQGINSSRDLPDNVLTFARRHPLMANQVHPMGMRPLMFKRSVNYVKIAVHKEPALDGNIYTVLFLGTDDGWLHRAVDIDGEMHIIEELQMFDKPQPIESMVVSSVQRSIYVGSHSGLVQVPMSTCQRYTSCYDCLFARDPFCGWDGRVCVEISSRTQRANLTQDIMRGIRGCKENSGNVVHRRRSVMSGDDVLLQCELRSNLATPRWTLNGKELQGYGLNSGYRIGTDGLLMIGARTQQSGSYRCFAVENSVSILVYLYTVRVHTDPYFPVEPTATTNPTTVSSPTVFSSSSPTEQPLPSPPAPLPPGAEFQTYRHMEAVYISLVAVLGGLCLVLTVVLLYVSFCTRRAAHGRKFSQQGLHVLGGSERKRSSHFELNTISSHCNGRQSRRSFSVPTFGDLGSFLQIVPGEGQMSPAKTPPPAPPLPMPPPLPNMDYANGLSATLPSVLRKMNGNSYMLLTQADPEGMSPLYHSFTEELNRILEKRKHTQLDVQPDESSI, from the exons GAATGTTGGGTAGCATTGGTTTCCGTGGCTCTTCCCAGAACTACAGTACCCTGCTGCTTGACCAGGAGGCCGGGCTGCTGTATGTGGGAGGCAGAGGAGCTTTATATGCTCTCAACACCTCCAACATCGCCACACCGGCAAACCTCACA ATTGATTGGGATGTTTCCCCTGAACAGAAGAAGCAGTGTCTGAACAAAGGCAGAAACAATCAG ACAGAGTGTTACAACCACATCCGCTTTCTGCAGCGTTACAATGAAACTCACCTGTATGTGTGTGGAACAAATGCCTTCAGACCCCTCTGTGCTTATATA GATGCAGAGAGGTTCAGCTTCTCTTCTGGTTTTGAGGAGGGCAGAGACAGGTGTCCATATGACCCAGCAAAGGGATACACAGGCCTCCTTATAG ATGGTGAGATGTTCACAGCCTCTCAGTATGAGTTTCGCAGTTCACCAGATGTCCGCAGAAACTTCCCTTTCCCCACTCTCAGGACAGAGGAGGCTCCCACCCGGTGGCTTTTGG aggcAGATTTCGTGGGCTCTGTGCTGCTGAAGGAGAGCGTCAACAGCTCCATCGGTGACGATGACAAGatttacttcttcttcaccGAGAGAAGCCAGGAGCAGATTGCCTACCCGAGTCAGACCAAGGTGTCAAGAGTTGCCCGAGTCTGCAAG ACTGACTGGGGTGGCCAGAGGACTTTGCAAAGGAAGTGGACCACTTTCCTCAAAGCCCGAATGATGTGCTCAGTCCCAGAGTATGAGCTTCACCTCAATATCCTGCGTGATGTGTTTGTCCTGCAGGGGAGAGACGCTCAGAGCAGTATTTTCTATGGCGTCTTTGGTCTGGAATG GAAGAATATTAAAGCATCTGCTATCTGCCAGTATGCCTTCTCAGATGTACACAAGGTTTTTGAGGGACCGTACATGGAGGTGCAGGATTCAAAGTGGAGGGAATACACAGGAAAAGTTCCAGAGCCAAGACCTGGATCT TGTATAACAGATTTGCACAGGTCCCAGGGCATCAACTCATCTCGAGACCTCCCGGACAATGTCCTCACTTTTGCCCGAAGGCACCCACTTATGGCTAACCAGGTGCACCCAATGGGCATGCGCCCACTCATGTTCAAGCGGAGTGTCAATTATGTCAAGATAGCAGTGCACAAGGAGCCAGCACTGGATGGAAACATTtacactgttttgtttttgggaaCAG ATGACGGATGGCTGCACAGAGCTGTGGACATAGATGGAGAAATGCATATCATAGAGGAGCTGCAGATGTTCGACAAACCGCAGCCAATAGAGAGCATGGTTGTTTCTTCAGTTCAG AGGAGTATCTATGTTGGCTCCCACTCTGGCCTTGTTCAGGTACCGATGTCAACCTGTCAGAGGTACACTTCCTGTTATGACTGCCTATTTGCCAGAGATCCCTTCTGTGGCTGGGATGGGAGAGTTTGTGTCGAAATATCTTCACGTACTCAGAG GGCCAACCTAACCCAGGACATCATGAGAGGAATCAGGGGATGTAAGGAGAACTCAGGAAACG TGGTACATCGAAGGCGCTCTGTTATGTCGGGGGATGATGTGTTACTCCAATGCGAACTACGCTCAAACCTGGCAACTCCACGCTGGACGCTGAACGGCAAGGAACTCCAGGGATACGGCCTCAATTCGGGTTACCGCATCGGCACAGATGGCCTTCTCATGATTGGAGCTCGCACCCAACAGAGCGGCTCGTATCGCTGCTTCGCTGTGGAGAACTCGGTCTCCATCTTGGTTTATCTTTACACTGTTAGGGTTCACACTGATCCATACTTCCCCGTGGAACCCACGGCAACAACTAACCCCACTACGGTCTCCAGCCCGACTGTTTTCTCCAGCAGCAGCCCAACGGAGCAGCCTTTGCCTTCACCTCCCGCCCCGCTACCTCCAGGAGCAGAATTCCAGACCTACAGGCACATGGAAGCAGTGTACATCTCGTTGGTGGCGGTTCTCGGAGGGCTTTGCTTGGTGTTGACTGTGGTGCTGCTTTATGTGAGTTTCTGCACCAGACGGGCTGCTCACGGCCGGAAGTTCTCCCAGCAAGGTCTACATGTTCTGGGGGGCTCTGAGAGAAAAAGAAGCTCCCATTTCGAACTTAATACCATCTCCAGCCACTGCAACGGGCGCCAGAGTCGTCGGTCTTTCTCGGTTCCAACCTTCGGGGACCTCGGCAGCTTCCTTCAGATAGTTCCAGGAGAGGGACAGATGTCTCCCGCCAAAACACCTCCACCGGCTCCTCCTCTTCCCATGCCGCCTCCGCTTCCAAACATGGACTACGCCAACGGTCTGTCAGCCACTCTTCCCAGTGTGCTGAGGAAGATGAACGGGAACAGCTACATGCTGCTGACGCAGGCCGACCCTGAGGGCATGTCACCACTCTACCACTCTTTCACAGAGGAGCTCAACAGGATTCTGGAGAAGAGGAAACACACACAGCTAGACGTGCAACCTGATGAGAGCTCCATCTAG